A portion of the Apus apus isolate bApuApu2 chromosome 3, bApuApu2.pri.cur, whole genome shotgun sequence genome contains these proteins:
- the TJAP1 gene encoding tight junction-associated protein 1 isoform X2: MSSTAPSKKPYRKAPPQHREIRHEVPIIRDDQDGVIFAEQSQEPLTDAERMKLLQHENEELRRRLTYVTNKMEAMERELESGQDYLEMELGQNREELEKFKDKFRRLQNSYTASQRTNQDLEEKLHALIKKAEMDRKTLDWEIVELTNKLLDAKTTINKLEELNERYRQDCNLAVQLLKCNKSHFRNHKFADLPYELQDMVNKHLHSTQESTGPGQEATHTLAPSDVVPTSVIARVLEKPESLVLNSAKSSSGSCPMAEDVFVHVDMSGAPPDACNSSGQMGKEEGDAGKQQNGGCKPQTSVESVPEEVPAFEKLSPYPTPSPPHPMYPGRKVIEFSEDKVRIPKNSPLPNCTYATRQAISLSLVQSEDESCDRHRTLPNSPASEGHRSASSCSCQQSPKAARAHGSSQSSPFSSPPQIPSAFASSASSEEDLLANWQRMFVDKAPPTSERVLMNRTAFSRDTAPELQKRFSRSMQELGRATSVYSDGEESAQSCSWTVSRDSSVDTDSTESRARKSHFSSDYGTDFSQDEAQKLLQESGGGTAEPGSPSPEKHKDCVDLGLPESPAEEREMLLQGSKESNQGGAQEESREGRVKPPSSRPHRSPKRMGVHHLHRKDSLTQAQEQGNLLS, from the exons GAACCATTGACGGATGCAGAAAGGATGAA GCTACTGCAGCATGAGAATGAGGAGCTGCGCCGGCGGCTGACATACGTGACTAACAAAATGGAGGCGatggagagggagctggagtcAGGTCAGGACTACCTGGAGATGGAGCTGGGCCAGAACcgtgaggagctggagaaatTCAAGGACAAATTTCGTAg GTTGCAGAACAGCTATACTGCTTCCCAGAGAACCAACCAAGACCTTGAGGAGAAGCTGCATGCCCTG ATTAAAAAGGCAGAGATGGACCGCAAGACGCTGGACTGGGAGATTGTAGAGCTCACTAATAAATTGCTGGATGCCAAAACCACCATCAATAAACTGGAGGAACTCAAT GAACGCTATCGACAGGACTGTAACCTTGCAGTACAGCTGCTCAAGTGTAACAAGTCCCACTTCAGGAACCACAAGTTTGCTGAT CTTCCCTATGAGCTGCAGGACATGGTCAATAAGCATTTGCACAGCACTCAGGAGTCCACAGGCCCTGGTCAAGAGGCAACCCACACCTTAGCTCCATCTGATGTTGTACCCACCTCAGTCATTGCCAGAGTCCTGGAGAAACCAGAATCTCTGGTTCTGAATTCAGCCAAGTCTAGCAGTGGCAGCTGTCCCATGGCTGAGGATGTCTTTGTGCATGTGGACATGAGTGGAGCCCCTCCTGATGCCTGCAACAGCTCAGGGCagatggggaaggaggaaggagatgcaggaaagcagcagaatggTGGCTGCAAGCCGCAGACCAGTGTGGAAAGCGTTCCAGAGGAGGTGCCAGCTTTTGAGAAGCTAAGCCCGTACCCCACACCCTCACCTCCCCATCCTATGTACCCTGGACGCAAAGTGATCGAGTTCTCTGAGGACAAGGTAAGGATCCCAAAGAACAGCCCCCTGCCCAACTGCACGTATGCGACGCGCCAGGCCATCTCCCTCAGTCTGGTCCAGAGTGAAGATGAGAGCTGTGACAGGCACCGGACGCTCCCCAACAGCCCTGCTTCCGAGGGGCACCGTTCGGCCTCCAGCTGTTCCTGTCAGCAGTCCCCCAAAGCAGCCAGAGCTCATGGCTCTTCCCAGAGCAGCCCGTTCAGCAGCCCTCCCCAGATTCCCAGCGCCTTcgccagctctgccagctctgaggaggacctgctggcCAACTGGCAGCGCATGTTTGTGGACAAGGCACCCCCCACCTCAGAGCGGGTGCTGATGAACCGCACGGCTTTCAGCCGTGACACGGCCCCTGAGCTCCAGAAGAGGTTCAGCCGCTCCATGCAGGAGCTGGGTAGGGCAACCTCGGTTTACTCAGATGGTGAGGAgtctgcacagagctgcagctggaccGTGAGCCGGGACTCGAGCGTGGACACAGACAGCACTGAGTCCAGAGCCCGCAAGAGCCATTTCTCCTCAGACTATGGCACAGATTTTTCCCAGGATGAAGCCCAGAAGCTGTTgcaggaaagtggtggaggcactgcTGAGCCTGGAAGCCCCTCACCAGAGAAGCACAAGGACTGTGTAGACCTTGGCTTGCCTGAGAGCCcagctgaggagagagaaatgtTGCTCCAGGGAAGCAAGGAGAGCAACCAAGGAGGTGCccaagaagaaagcagagaaggtaGGGTCAAGCCTCCCTCCAGTCGGCCACACCGCAGCCCCAAGAGGATGGGGGTCCACCACTTACATCGCAAGGACAGTCTGACGCAAGCCCAGGAGCAGGGCAACCTTCTTAGCTga
- the TJAP1 gene encoding tight junction-associated protein 1 isoform X1, with the protein MSSTAPSKKPYRKAPPQHREIRHEVPIIRDDQDGVIFAEQSQEPLTDAERMKLLQHENEELRRRLTYVTNKMEAMERELESGQDYLEMELGQNREELEKFKDKFRRLQNSYTASQRTNQDLEEKLHALASLSQSWIFAIKKAEMDRKTLDWEIVELTNKLLDAKTTINKLEELNERYRQDCNLAVQLLKCNKSHFRNHKFADLPYELQDMVNKHLHSTQESTGPGQEATHTLAPSDVVPTSVIARVLEKPESLVLNSAKSSSGSCPMAEDVFVHVDMSGAPPDACNSSGQMGKEEGDAGKQQNGGCKPQTSVESVPEEVPAFEKLSPYPTPSPPHPMYPGRKVIEFSEDKVRIPKNSPLPNCTYATRQAISLSLVQSEDESCDRHRTLPNSPASEGHRSASSCSCQQSPKAARAHGSSQSSPFSSPPQIPSAFASSASSEEDLLANWQRMFVDKAPPTSERVLMNRTAFSRDTAPELQKRFSRSMQELGRATSVYSDGEESAQSCSWTVSRDSSVDTDSTESRARKSHFSSDYGTDFSQDEAQKLLQESGGGTAEPGSPSPEKHKDCVDLGLPESPAEEREMLLQGSKESNQGGAQEESREGRVKPPSSRPHRSPKRMGVHHLHRKDSLTQAQEQGNLLS; encoded by the exons GAACCATTGACGGATGCAGAAAGGATGAA GCTACTGCAGCATGAGAATGAGGAGCTGCGCCGGCGGCTGACATACGTGACTAACAAAATGGAGGCGatggagagggagctggagtcAGGTCAGGACTACCTGGAGATGGAGCTGGGCCAGAACcgtgaggagctggagaaatTCAAGGACAAATTTCGTAg GTTGCAGAACAGCTATACTGCTTCCCAGAGAACCAACCAAGACCTTGAGGAGAAGCTGCATGCCCTG GCCTCTCTCAGCCAAAGCTGGATTTTTGCA ATTAAAAAGGCAGAGATGGACCGCAAGACGCTGGACTGGGAGATTGTAGAGCTCACTAATAAATTGCTGGATGCCAAAACCACCATCAATAAACTGGAGGAACTCAAT GAACGCTATCGACAGGACTGTAACCTTGCAGTACAGCTGCTCAAGTGTAACAAGTCCCACTTCAGGAACCACAAGTTTGCTGAT CTTCCCTATGAGCTGCAGGACATGGTCAATAAGCATTTGCACAGCACTCAGGAGTCCACAGGCCCTGGTCAAGAGGCAACCCACACCTTAGCTCCATCTGATGTTGTACCCACCTCAGTCATTGCCAGAGTCCTGGAGAAACCAGAATCTCTGGTTCTGAATTCAGCCAAGTCTAGCAGTGGCAGCTGTCCCATGGCTGAGGATGTCTTTGTGCATGTGGACATGAGTGGAGCCCCTCCTGATGCCTGCAACAGCTCAGGGCagatggggaaggaggaaggagatgcaggaaagcagcagaatggTGGCTGCAAGCCGCAGACCAGTGTGGAAAGCGTTCCAGAGGAGGTGCCAGCTTTTGAGAAGCTAAGCCCGTACCCCACACCCTCACCTCCCCATCCTATGTACCCTGGACGCAAAGTGATCGAGTTCTCTGAGGACAAGGTAAGGATCCCAAAGAACAGCCCCCTGCCCAACTGCACGTATGCGACGCGCCAGGCCATCTCCCTCAGTCTGGTCCAGAGTGAAGATGAGAGCTGTGACAGGCACCGGACGCTCCCCAACAGCCCTGCTTCCGAGGGGCACCGTTCGGCCTCCAGCTGTTCCTGTCAGCAGTCCCCCAAAGCAGCCAGAGCTCATGGCTCTTCCCAGAGCAGCCCGTTCAGCAGCCCTCCCCAGATTCCCAGCGCCTTcgccagctctgccagctctgaggaggacctgctggcCAACTGGCAGCGCATGTTTGTGGACAAGGCACCCCCCACCTCAGAGCGGGTGCTGATGAACCGCACGGCTTTCAGCCGTGACACGGCCCCTGAGCTCCAGAAGAGGTTCAGCCGCTCCATGCAGGAGCTGGGTAGGGCAACCTCGGTTTACTCAGATGGTGAGGAgtctgcacagagctgcagctggaccGTGAGCCGGGACTCGAGCGTGGACACAGACAGCACTGAGTCCAGAGCCCGCAAGAGCCATTTCTCCTCAGACTATGGCACAGATTTTTCCCAGGATGAAGCCCAGAAGCTGTTgcaggaaagtggtggaggcactgcTGAGCCTGGAAGCCCCTCACCAGAGAAGCACAAGGACTGTGTAGACCTTGGCTTGCCTGAGAGCCcagctgaggagagagaaatgtTGCTCCAGGGAAGCAAGGAGAGCAACCAAGGAGGTGCccaagaagaaagcagagaaggtaGGGTCAAGCCTCCCTCCAGTCGGCCACACCGCAGCCCCAAGAGGATGGGGGTCCACCACTTACATCGCAAGGACAGTCTGACGCAAGCCCAGGAGCAGGGCAACCTTCTTAGCTga